Proteins encoded within one genomic window of Macrobrachium nipponense isolate FS-2020 chromosome 8, ASM1510439v2, whole genome shotgun sequence:
- the LOC135223013 gene encoding craniofacial development protein 2-like, with product MQLKFGTWNVRTLLDENENRPGRRTAYLYIVALSETRIAGEGQLCEEGGGYTFFWKGQEPGTPRQLGVGFTVKNCMLFSLTEYPSGINERLMTFRLYLEGNKHATVISAYAPTLLAEDQTKELFYAALDTVLTAIPNEDKLMLLGDFSARVGRDSDIWRGTIGKEGVGKINANGTLLLSKCVEHDLVVTNTLFRQKNKVRSHDQKDVLLTRSVTGSEECWTDHHLVYSCIMMKTLTKKRNAHALKRLKFNVDSLKNDSNKLELQLCLANKLEQEYPPNIVDHWSKFKDSVNSACKESVGLKKYKHQDWFDQKDAAIQELIQKARKYLFEHLNDAKSETKKKIHHTAKAQIQNATREMKNKWLT from the coding sequence ATGCAACTTAAATTTGGAACATGGAATGTACGAACACtactagatgaaaatgaaaacagacccGGACGGAGAACTGCCTATTTATATATAGTGGCACTTTCTGAGACTCGTATCGCCGGTGAGGGACAACTGTGTGAAGAAGGTGGTGGCTACACATTCTTCTGGAAGGGACAGGAACCTGGAACACCAAGACAGCTTGGTGTAGGTTTTACTGTAAAAAATTGCATGCTTTTCAGTTTAACAGAGTACCCAAGTGGCATAAATGAACGCCTAATGACATTCAGACTATATCTTGAGGGAAATAAACATGCCACAGTGATCAGTGCTTACGCTCCAACCCTTCTTGCAGAGGatcaaacaaaagaattattttatgccGCTTTGGACACAGTTCTCACAGCTATCCCAAATGAGGACAAATTAATGCTTTTAGGTGACTTTAGTGCCAGAGTAGGACGAGACAGTGACATCTGGAGAGGTACCATTGGAAAAGAGGGTGTTGGCAAAATTAATGCAAATGGGACACTCCTACTCTCGAAGTGTGTAGAACATGATCTGGTTGTAACTAATACTCTTTTTAGGCAGAAAAATAAAGTGAGATCTCATGATCAAAAGGATGTATTACTTACAAGATCAGTGACAGGATCCGAAGAATGCTGGACTGACCACCACCTGGTATACTCttgtattatgatgaagacattgACTAAAAAGAGAAACGCGCATGCACTAAAGCGACTGAAGTTTAACGTTGATTCACTTAAGAACGACTCGAATAAGCTTGAACTTCAGCTGTGTCTCGCTAATAAACTAGAACAGGAATATCCACCCAATATTGTTGATCACTGGAGTAAATTTAAGGATTCCGTAAATAGCGCATGTAAAGAATCAGTTGGTCTGAAGAAATACAAACATCAAGATTGGTTTGATCAGAAGGATGCAGCTATTCAAGAGCTTATTCAAAAGGCCAGAAAATATCTGTTTGAACACCTGAATGACGCAAAGtctgaaacaaagaagaaaatacaccaCACGGCAAAAGCTCAGATACAAAATGccacaagggaaatgaaaaataagtggtTGACATAG